The window CACCAACCAAAGATTTATAACGAATTTTTGCTTCTTAACTCAAATAATGTCTTTCATTCACAATTTAAAGCCGAACTTTTTAGGCCAAATTTAGAGCATGAAATTTTTGCCGCCGGTGAGGTGAGCGATATAAATGCCTTTACATTTAAAGGGATAAAGCTTGGCGTGTTAATATGCTTTGAGCTGCGTGATAGTAGACTTTGGGCAAAGCTAAGAGGCTGTGACATCGTCATGGTACCAGCCATGTGGGGTAAGGCCAGAGAAGAAGCATACCTTAGCCTTTGTAAGGCGCTTGCCATTGTAAATAACTGCTACGTCATGATCTCAAGCTCACTTGATCTAGAACGCGCTGGGGTCTTTTTGCCAGATGGCACGCTAGAGCAAAGCGCGGTTTTTGACACAAATTTGATCACACAGGTAAAGAAAAATTTAGGGCTTTTATAAATTTTAAGATAAGCTTTAAATCGTATAATAACGATTTAAAATTTGTTTAGGAAAGAAATTTTGACCCAATTAGAAGCGATAAAATGCCAAAATTTAGCTAGCGACATAGCTGACGAGATCACGCTAAGTCCACTTTTGTTTGACGCAATATCAACAACTGAGCGTGAAATTTTTGTACCCATCACCGCCCATGCTTATAAGCTTGATGCGCAGCCAATACTTGGCAACCAGTGGATCAGCTCGCCACTAACTGTGGCAAAAATGACAATGGCACTAGAATGCGAAAATATGGACAACATCCTAGAAATAGGCTGTGGC is drawn from Campylobacter concisus and contains these coding sequences:
- a CDS encoding nitrilase → MSEILNLISLNLKAKSATERLEELANLVETAPENSLLLASELCISGYDFDGFFAGANKAMLGGMIGSFDAMLLERLQEALSPDKFLGFTHLTSLNKSAGLAQISNLNPHQPKIYNEFLLLNSNNVFHSQFKAELFRPNLEHEIFAAGEVSDINAFTFKGIKLGVLICFELRDSRLWAKLRGCDIVMVPAMWGKAREEAYLSLCKALAIVNNCYVMISSSLDLERAGVFLPDGTLEQSAVFDTNLITQVKKNLGLL